A single region of the Deinococcus sp. Leaf326 genome encodes:
- a CDS encoding transposase, whose amino-acid sequence MSRSAYSNDLTDAEWHVLFPFFPPEASVGRPRKWSLREILDGIFYVLRGGIAWRAMPHDLPPWQVSSRDLGRDFLRPAGRHRLASDAS is encoded by the coding sequence ATGTCCCGATCTGCCTATTCGAACGATCTGACAGACGCCGAGTGGCACGTTCTTTTCCCGTTCTTTCCTCCAGAAGCCTCCGTGGGACGTCCCCGAAAATGGTCTCTTCGAGAGATCTTGGACGGGATTTTCTACGTCCTGCGGGGCGGCATCGCCTGGCGAGCGATGCCTCATGATTTGCCTCCGTGGCAGGTCTCTTCGAGAGATCTTGGACGGGATTTTCTACGTCCTGCGGGGCGGCATCGCYTGGCGAGCGATGCCTCATGA